A DNA window from Mastomys coucha isolate ucsf_1 unplaced genomic scaffold, UCSF_Mcou_1 pScaffold21, whole genome shotgun sequence contains the following coding sequences:
- the Adm gene encoding ADM: MEPITSEGDFSPWYSPSGLWWGCNVHGCLEGDKRAEPAVLSTTRATEQLQRYCSRSWFLGFSSQSILDFGVLLLSRTSRTFCFKCLTTHPLSRVSEHRHRMKLVSITLMLLGLLAFLGADTARLDTSSQFRKKWNKWALSRGKRELPASSSYPTGLADETTVPTQTLDPLQDEQNTTSTLQASNQSEAHIRVKRYRQSMNQGSRGNGCRFGTCTFQKLAHQIYQLTDKDKDGMAPRNKISPQGYGRRRRRSLPEGLRARTVESSQEQTHAAPAPWAHISRLFRI; encoded by the exons ATGGAGCCGATTACAAGTGAGGGAGATTTCTCACCCTGGTACTCCCCCAGTGGGCTGTGGTGGGG GTGCAATGTCCATGGTTGTCTGGAAGGTGACAAACGGGCTGAACCAGCAGTGCTCAGCACAACCCGCGCG ACAGAGCAACTCCAGCGTTACTGCTCCCGCTCCTGGTTTCTCGGCTTCTCATCGCAGTCAATCTTGGACTTTGGGGTTTTGCTACTGTCTCGGACGTCTCGGACTTTCTGCTTCAAGTGCTTGACAACTCACCCCCTCAGCAG GGTATCAGAGCATCGCCACAGAATGAAGCTGGTTTCCATCACCCTGATGTTATTGGGTTTACTCGCCTTCCTAGGCGCGGACACCGCTCGGCTAGACACTTCCTCGCAGTTCAGAAAGAA GTGGAATAAGTGGGCGCTAAGTCGTGGGAAGAGGGAACTACCAGCATCCAGCAGCTACCCTACGGGACTCGCTGATGAGACGACAGTTCCTACCCAGACTCTTGATCCGCTCCAGGATGAGCAGAACACAACTAGCACCCTACAAGCCAG CAATCAGAGCGAAGCCCACATTCGAGTCAAACGCTACCGCCAGAGCATGAACCAGGGCTCCCGCGGCAATGGATGCCGCTTCGGGACCTGCACATTTCAGAAATTGGCCCACCAGATCTACCAGCTaacagacaaagacaaagacgGCATGGCCCCCAGGAACAAGATCAGCCCTCAAGGCTATGGCCGCCGGCGCCGGCGATCCCTGCCGGAGGGCCTCCGGGCCCGGACTGTGGAGTCTTCCCAGGAGCAGACACACGCAGCCCCAGCCCCCTGGGCGCACATCTCCAGACTCTTTAGGATATAG